The Leptotrichia sp. OH3620_COT-345 region TCCTAAACAGTTTCTTTTTTCAGAATATTATTATAATTTTATTTTTTAAAATATTACTGTACTGTATATCCTCCATCGAGAATACATGCCTGACCTGTTATGCCTTTAGCTTCTTCACTTGCTAAAAATAATGAATAATCCGCTATTTCTTTTACATCCAGTAAACGTTTCTGGGGTATTAAAGGATAAAGAACCTGATTTAATACTTCTTCTACAGGGATATTGCGTGTTTTTGCCAAATCTTCAAATTGTCCTCTGACAAGGGGAGTATCAACATATCCCGGACAGATGGCATTAACTGTAATTCCTGAGTTTGCCGCTTCCAGAGCTGTAACTTTTGTAAGTCCTATTACACCATGTTTTGCAGAATTATATGCTGATTTTCCTGCAAATCCTATTACTCCATTTATGGAAGCTATATTCAATATACGCCCGAAGCCCTGTTTTTTCATAATTGGAAAAACTTTTTTTGTAGCAATGAAAGGTGCTGTGAGCATAACTTTTATTAAAAATTCAAATTTTTCCGTAGGAAAGTCTTCTATCATGGAAACATGCTGTAATCCGGCATTATTAATCAACACATCCACTCTTCCATATTTTTCGACACATTTATCAATGGCTGAATTAATTTCTTCTTCTCTTGTCACATCACATTTCACTCCGATACAGTCGTATCCTTTCTGGGTATTTCTATCAACCACTTCATTTAATTTATCCCCATTAAGATCAGAAAAAACTACATTATATCCTTTTTCAAGAAATGCTTCTCCTATTGACTTTCCTATACCGCTGGCAGCCCCTGTTATAAAAAGAACTTTTTTCATTGTTACCTCCTAAATAAAATTTATCAATTTATTCTAGCATATATAAAACAAAGTTATATAATTCCAAAACTTGCCAATATTATTACGGTAATAACCGCTATAGACGGTATTATTACTGTACACATACCTATATCGGTATATGATTCTTTGTGAGTAAGTCCTGTAACTCCAAGTAATGTGATGACCGCTCCGTTATGAGGAAGAGAATCAAGACCACCACAGGCTATAACAGCTATTCTATGAAGAACTTGAGGATTTATTCCTCTTGCCAGAGCTTCTTTCAGATATACTTCTCCTAGAGCTCCTAAAGCAATACTCAGACCTCCTGAAGCAGAGCCTGTTATGCCTGCAAGAGATGAAACGGAAACTGCCTCTGCCACTAAAGGATTTGATGAAAGTCCAAGTAATGCTCCTTTTATAATCCCAAAAGCTGCAAGCCCTGCAATAACATTCCCATATCCTACTTCCGAAGCTGTATTCATTATAGCAAGAAATGATCCGTTAACCCCTTTAGTCAAAGTTTCCATCGGATTTTCCATTTTTCTATAATTTAATGCAAAAGCAAGAATTATGGAAACAATAAGAGATGTTATCAAACTCCATTTCCCAATAACTTTTTCAGGAGTAGTTTCATACACTTCCAAATAATTCAAATTCATACCGGGAAAAATAAATTTTGAAAAAATAAATCCCAATCCCAGAACTACTACAATGGGTAATATAGAAGCTCCGAAACTCGGAAGAGAATTTATATCGGATTTTATAATTCCCTCATTTTTATGATTTCCATACCCTTCCCCCTTTGCCATAGCTTTAACTGCTCTGAACTGTAACCAGAAAATTCCGCTGAAAAACATAATTACCGTTGCTATAAGCCCTATAACAGGGGCAGCATAAACATCCGTCCCGAAATACTGCATCGGAATGGCATTCTGTATTTGTGGTGTTCCCGGCAGAGCTGTCATGGTAAAAGTAAAAGAACCAAGAGCAATAGCACCCGGTATAAATCTTTTAGGTATACTGAGTTCTCTAAATAATTCAGCTGCTATAGGATAAACTGCAAAAGCTACCACAAAAAGTGAAACTCCTCCATACGTAAGAATTGCACACGCTATAACAATTGCAGTTATGGCTCTTCTTTTACCCAGACTTTTGCATATTACATTTGCTATTGCCTTTGCGGCGCCGCTGTCATCCATGACTTTTCCAAAAATAGCCCCTAAAAGGAAAATAGGAAAATAGTTCATAACATATCCGCCTAAACTCTTCATAAAAATTTCAGTATAAGTAGCCAACAGATGTACTTGTCCTGTACCTATTCCTCCCATGAGTGCAGCAAAACATGCCAACACAGGAGCAAGAATCAATACAGAAATTCCTTTATAGGCAAGATGCATTAACAATATTAAAGATAAAATTATTCCTATTACACCAATTACCATAATTACCTCCTAATATTTTCATAATCAAAAGAGAGCTGCCGCTTTCTATTTAATTATCCTTCTTTCATAATAGGTATGTAAATTAATCAGTATAATGTTAATGTAAATATCTTTCTGTAATTTTATAATATCTTATTATTAAGG contains the following coding sequences:
- a CDS encoding 3-hydroxybutyrate dehydrogenase, whose product is MKKVLFITGAASGIGKSIGEAFLEKGYNVVFSDLNGDKLNEVVDRNTQKGYDCIGVKCDVTREEEINSAIDKCVEKYGRVDVLINNAGLQHVSMIEDFPTEKFEFLIKVMLTAPFIATKKVFPIMKKQGFGRILNIASINGVIGFAGKSAYNSAKHGVIGLTKVTALEAANSGITVNAICPGYVDTPLVRGQFEDLAKTRNIPVEEVLNQVLYPLIPQKRLLDVKEIADYSLFLASEEAKGITGQACILDGGYTVQ
- a CDS encoding GntP family permease codes for the protein MVIGVIGIILSLILLMHLAYKGISVLILAPVLACFAALMGGIGTGQVHLLATYTEIFMKSLGGYVMNYFPIFLLGAIFGKVMDDSGAAKAIANVICKSLGKRRAITAIVIACAILTYGGVSLFVVAFAVYPIAAELFRELSIPKRFIPGAIALGSFTFTMTALPGTPQIQNAIPMQYFGTDVYAAPVIGLIATVIMFFSGIFWLQFRAVKAMAKGEGYGNHKNEGIIKSDINSLPSFGASILPIVVVLGLGFIFSKFIFPGMNLNYLEVYETTPEKVIGKWSLITSLIVSIILAFALNYRKMENPMETLTKGVNGSFLAIMNTASEVGYGNVIAGLAAFGIIKGALLGLSSNPLVAEAVSVSSLAGITGSASGGLSIALGALGEVYLKEALARGINPQVLHRIAVIACGGLDSLPHNGAVITLLGVTGLTHKESYTDIGMCTVIIPSIAVITVIILASFGII